A window of Streptomyces gilvosporeus contains these coding sequences:
- a CDS encoding alpha,alpha-trehalose-phosphate synthase (UDP-forming) yields MVSETVSERSAVQPGADVLVASNRGPVSYTVAEGGALTAKRGGGGLVSGLSAIGPDTDAVWVCAALGEGDREAVRRTGGLLDVAETGGQRVRMLDIPADVHAAAYNGIANSVLWFVHHMLYQTPLEPVFDTEFRAQWASYEAYNTAFAEALAAAAAPGAAVLVQDYHLALVPGMLRESRPDLRIAHFSHTPWAPAEYFAMLPDDIQQKLVTGLLGADHANFLTQRWARAFMGCCQQTLGNDCEALWPRDEEPYLRTFPPGLTARRTSIGVYGLGADAEFLRERAFRPDVEERLAALREQIGGPDRKTIVRVDRTELSKNIVRGLLAYRRLLADRPQWRERVVHLAFAYPSRQDLAVYREYTAQVGRLAEEINAAYGTEGWQPVVLHVKDDFARSLAAYRLADVALVNPIRDGMNLVAKEVPVVSERGCALVLSREAGAYQELGEDALCVNPYDVTATAQALHEALSMDDAERSARTQRLAAAATALPPARWFLDQLRALKA; encoded by the coding sequence ATGGTCTCCGAGACGGTCTCCGAGCGCAGCGCGGTCCAGCCTGGTGCCGACGTTCTCGTCGCGTCCAATCGCGGTCCGGTGTCGTACACCGTGGCCGAAGGCGGTGCGCTGACCGCCAAGCGGGGCGGCGGGGGGCTGGTGTCGGGGCTGTCGGCGATCGGCCCGGACACTGACGCGGTGTGGGTGTGTGCCGCGCTCGGGGAGGGTGACCGGGAGGCCGTACGGCGCACCGGGGGGCTGCTGGATGTGGCGGAGACCGGCGGGCAGCGGGTCCGGATGCTGGATATTCCGGCGGACGTGCATGCCGCCGCCTACAACGGAATTGCGAATTCCGTGCTGTGGTTCGTCCATCACATGCTCTACCAGACGCCTCTGGAACCGGTATTCGACACGGAATTCCGGGCGCAATGGGCGTCGTACGAGGCGTACAACACCGCCTTTGCGGAGGCGCTGGCCGCGGCCGCGGCGCCCGGGGCGGCCGTTCTCGTGCAGGACTATCACCTGGCGCTGGTGCCCGGAATGCTCCGCGAGAGCCGCCCTGACCTGCGGATTGCGCATTTCTCGCACACCCCGTGGGCACCCGCGGAGTACTTCGCGATGCTGCCCGACGACATCCAGCAAAAGCTGGTGACGGGCCTGCTCGGTGCGGATCACGCCAATTTCCTGACCCAGCGGTGGGCACGCGCGTTCATGGGCTGCTGCCAACAGACGCTGGGGAACGATTGCGAAGCGCTCTGGCCGCGGGACGAGGAGCCGTATCTGCGCACCTTTCCGCCGGGACTCACGGCGCGCAGGACGTCGATCGGCGTATACGGCCTCGGCGCGGACGCGGAGTTTCTGCGCGAGCGGGCCTTCCGGCCGGATGTCGAGGAGCGGCTGGCGGCGCTGCGCGAGCAGATCGGCGGGCCGGACCGCAAGACCATCGTCCGGGTGGACCGTACGGAGCTGTCCAAGAACATCGTGCGCGGGCTGCTGGCCTACCGCCGCCTCCTGGCCGACCGGCCCCAGTGGCGCGAGCGGGTGGTGCACCTCGCCTTCGCCTACCCCTCACGTCAGGATCTGGCCGTCTACCGCGAGTACACCGCGCAGGTGGGCCGGCTGGCCGAGGAGATCAACGCCGCCTATGGGACGGAGGGTTGGCAGCCGGTCGTCCTGCACGTCAAGGACGATTTCGCGCGGTCGCTGGCGGCGTACCGGCTGGCGGATGTCGCGCTGGTCAATCCGATCCGGGACGGCATGAACCTCGTCGCCAAGGAGGTGCCGGTGGTCTCCGAGCGCGGCTGTGCGCTGGTGCTCTCCCGGGAGGCGGGCGCCTATCAGGAGCTGGGCGAGGACGCCCTCTGCGTCAATCCGTACGACGTGACGGCCACGGCGCAGGCGCTGCACGAGGCGCTGTCGATGGACGACGCCGAGCGCAGCGCGCGCACCCAGCGGCTGGCCGCGGCCGCCACCGCGCTGCCGCCGGCGCGGTGGTTCCTGGACCAGTTGCGGGCGTTGAAGGCGTGA
- a CDS encoding VOC family protein — MPFAPCISVQDTAASLAFYKKLGFDVDSRAARPGDDIHMLLYEGDFCAMIYRNEDLKHWLPVLKDTPIGFAGMFYLTVDDLDAAHEHIARHAEIVKELTADHTGQRMFYFRDLDGYVIGVNERAALERSEMGRYA; from the coding sequence ATGCCCTTCGCCCCCTGCATCAGCGTCCAGGACACCGCCGCCAGCCTCGCCTTCTACAAGAAGCTCGGCTTCGACGTGGACTCCCGGGCCGCGCGCCCCGGTGACGACATCCACATGCTGCTCTACGAGGGCGACTTCTGCGCGATGATCTACCGCAACGAGGACCTCAAGCACTGGCTCCCCGTCCTCAAGGACACCCCCATCGGATTCGCCGGCATGTTCTACCTGACCGTGGACGACCTCGACGCCGCCCATGAGCACATCGCCCGGCACGCCGAGATCGTCAAGGAGCTCACCGCCGACCACACGGGACAGCGGATGTTCTACTTCCGGGATCTCGACGGCTATGTGATCGGCGTCAACGAGAGGGCGGCGCTGGAGCGCAGCGAGATGGGGAGGTACGCATGA
- a CDS encoding RNA polymerase sigma factor — MQRLQLPVGRIPDEALLAGLATGDPELAVTFVRRFQHTVFGVAIAVTRDAQIAEDIAQQTFERAWRHAQVYDARRGSVTTWLTTIAHNLAIDAVRSRRPEPVAPEDLDALLDVVTETPEQQALADEASATLRAAVAALPREQGRALAMAGIYGMTAQQIAEWEHIPLGTAKTRIRTAMGKLRATLTAPGAMRPGAPQPDHEPLGPTPPDPEPPGPDPTSPNRGGHD, encoded by the coding sequence ATGCAGAGGTTGCAGCTCCCGGTCGGACGCATCCCGGACGAGGCGCTGCTGGCTGGTCTGGCCACGGGTGACCCCGAGCTCGCCGTCACGTTCGTACGGCGCTTCCAGCACACCGTCTTCGGCGTGGCGATCGCCGTCACACGCGATGCGCAGATCGCCGAGGACATCGCGCAGCAGACGTTCGAGCGTGCCTGGCGGCATGCGCAGGTCTACGACGCGCGGCGCGGTTCGGTGACGACCTGGCTGACGACCATCGCGCACAACCTGGCCATCGACGCGGTGCGCTCGCGCCGGCCGGAGCCGGTGGCGCCCGAGGACCTCGATGCGCTGCTGGACGTGGTCACCGAGACGCCCGAGCAGCAAGCGCTCGCCGACGAGGCGTCGGCCACGCTGCGGGCCGCGGTGGCGGCCCTGCCGCGCGAGCAGGGGCGCGCGCTGGCGATGGCGGGCATCTACGGGATGACCGCCCAGCAGATCGCCGAGTGGGAGCACATCCCGCTGGGCACGGCGAAGACGAGGATCAGGACGGCGATGGGCAAGCTGCGGGCCACGCTTACCGCACCGGGTGCGATGCGGCCGGGCGCGCCGCAGCCTGACCATGAACCCCTCGGCCCTACACCCCCCGACCCTGAACCCCCAGGCCCCGACCCCACGTCTCCGAACCGAGGCGGCCATGACTAG
- the cynR gene encoding transcriptional regulator CynR → MALELRHVRYLLAVAEHGNFTRAAEALHISQPTLSQQIKQLERALGVKLLDRTGRAVRLTDAGEVYTHHARRALRDLAAAERAVHDVQDLSRGHLRLGVTPTFSAYLVGPLTAELRSRHPGVTLTVRETTQDRIESALLADDLDVGIAFTGPHLPGITTTALFTETLSLVTGARHARPTPHPPLPVQALHDRDVALLSSDFVTRGHIDAYFARHRIAPRIAVEANSLQALTEIVRRTELATVLPDAVTDDHPHLGTVPLDPPLPARTVGLLRREGAYLSAASHAFTQLAHDLVRSRGYPSAE, encoded by the coding sequence ATGGCCCTGGAACTGCGTCATGTGCGCTATCTGCTCGCCGTCGCCGAGCACGGCAACTTCACCCGCGCCGCCGAAGCGCTGCACATCTCCCAGCCCACCCTGTCCCAGCAGATCAAGCAGCTCGAACGCGCCCTGGGTGTAAAGCTGTTGGACCGTACGGGGCGCGCCGTACGCCTCACCGACGCCGGCGAGGTCTACACCCACCACGCCCGGCGCGCGCTCCGCGATCTGGCCGCCGCCGAACGCGCCGTCCACGACGTCCAGGACCTCTCCCGCGGGCACCTGCGCCTGGGTGTCACCCCCACCTTCAGCGCCTACCTCGTCGGCCCGCTCACCGCCGAACTCCGTAGCCGCCACCCCGGCGTCACCCTGACCGTGCGGGAGACGACCCAGGACCGCATCGAGTCCGCCCTGCTCGCCGACGACCTCGACGTCGGCATCGCGTTCACCGGCCCTCATCTGCCCGGCATCACCACCACCGCGCTGTTCACCGAAACCCTCAGCCTCGTCACCGGCGCCCGGCACGCCCGCCCGACGCCCCACCCCCCGCTCCCGGTCCAGGCCCTCCATGACCGCGATGTGGCCCTGCTGAGCAGCGATTTCGTCACCCGCGGCCATATCGACGCCTACTTCGCCCGCCACCGCATCGCCCCCCGTATCGCGGTCGAGGCCAATTCCCTCCAGGCCCTCACCGAAATCGTCCGGCGCACCGAGCTGGCCACGGTCCTGCCCGACGCCGTCACCGACGACCATCCGCACCTCGGCACCGTCCCCCTCGACCCGCCACTGCCCGCCCGTACCGTCGGCCTCCTCCGTCGCGAAGGCGCCTACCTCAGCGCCGCGTCCCACGCCTTCACGCAACTGGCGCACGACCTCGTGCGCTCCCGCGGCTACCCGTCGGCGGAATGA
- a CDS encoding cold-shock protein, which translates to MAQGTVKWFNAEKGYGFIAVDGGADVFVHYSAIQMDGYRTLEEGQRVEFEISQGQKGPQADMVRVAG; encoded by the coding sequence ATGGCTCAGGGCACCGTCAAGTGGTTCAACGCGGAGAAGGGCTACGGCTTCATCGCGGTCGACGGTGGTGCGGATGTATTCGTCCACTACAGCGCGATTCAGATGGACGGCTACCGCACCCTTGAGGAGGGTCAGCGGGTCGAGTTCGAGATCTCGCAGGGCCAGAAGGGGCCGCAGGCGGACATGGTCCGGGTGGCCGGCTGA
- a CDS encoding MoaD/ThiS family protein → MSVKVRIPTILRTYTDGQAEVAAEGATLSEVIADLEKNHTGIAARVLDDAGKLRRFVNVYVNDDDVRFEQGLETPTPDGAGVSIIPAVAGGAGA, encoded by the coding sequence ATGAGCGTCAAGGTCCGCATCCCCACCATCCTCCGCACCTACACCGACGGCCAGGCCGAGGTCGCCGCCGAGGGCGCGACCCTCTCCGAGGTGATCGCCGACCTGGAGAAGAACCACACCGGCATCGCGGCGCGGGTGCTGGACGACGCGGGCAAGCTGCGCCGCTTCGTGAACGTCTACGTCAACGACGACGACGTCCGCTTCGAGCAGGGCCTGGAGACGCCGACGCCGGACGGCGCGGGCGTGTCCATCATTCCCGCGGTAGCGGGAGGTGCCGGGGCGTAG
- the thrC gene encoding threonine synthase, whose protein sequence is MAVQVTETATSPTVALGPAVALSCRECGQRFPLGPIFACQECFGPLEVAYDLPSGDPEGLRKRIEAGPDNIWRYAPLLPVPVDVADKPNLNPGFTKLVKADRLAAELGVTGGLYVKDDSGNPTHSFKDRVVAIAVEAARAFGFTTLSCSSTGNLAGAVGAAARRAGFKSCVFIPHDLEAGKVVMAAVYGGDLVGIEGNYDDVNRFCSELIGDPLGEGWGFVNVNLRPYYGEGSKTLAYEICEQLGWRLPDQIVIPIASGSQLTKIDKGLKELIALGLVEDKPYKIFGAQAEGCSPVSAAFKAGHDVVRPQKPNTIAKSLAIGNPADGPYVLDIARRTGGAVEDVNDEQIVDAIKLLARTEGIFAETAGGVTVGVTKKLIEDGLLDPTLTTVVLNTGDGLKTLDAVAAGPTATIRPDLDAFRAAGLDG, encoded by the coding sequence ATGGCTGTGCAAGTCACCGAAACCGCAACCTCTCCCACCGTTGCTCTGGGCCCCGCCGTCGCGCTCTCCTGCCGCGAGTGCGGGCAGCGTTTCCCGCTCGGCCCCATTTTCGCCTGCCAGGAATGTTTCGGGCCGCTCGAAGTGGCCTACGACCTCCCGAGCGGCGACCCCGAGGGCCTGAGGAAGCGGATCGAGGCCGGCCCCGACAACATCTGGCGCTACGCCCCGCTGCTGCCCGTCCCCGTCGACGTGGCCGACAAGCCGAATCTCAACCCCGGCTTCACCAAGCTGGTCAAGGCCGACCGCCTCGCCGCCGAGCTGGGCGTCACGGGCGGCCTGTACGTCAAGGACGACTCCGGCAACCCGACGCACTCCTTCAAGGACCGCGTCGTCGCGATCGCCGTCGAGGCCGCCCGCGCCTTCGGCTTCACCACCCTGTCCTGCTCCTCCACCGGCAATCTGGCCGGTGCGGTCGGCGCAGCCGCCCGCCGGGCCGGTTTCAAGTCCTGCGTCTTCATCCCGCACGACCTGGAGGCCGGCAAGGTCGTCATGGCCGCGGTCTACGGCGGCGACCTGGTCGGCATCGAGGGTAACTACGACGACGTCAACCGCTTCTGCTCCGAGCTCATCGGCGACCCGCTGGGCGAGGGCTGGGGCTTTGTGAACGTCAACCTGCGCCCGTACTACGGCGAGGGTTCGAAGACCCTGGCGTACGAGATCTGCGAGCAACTGGGCTGGCGGCTGCCGGACCAGATCGTCATCCCGATCGCCTCCGGCTCCCAGCTCACCAAGATCGACAAGGGGCTCAAGGAGCTGATCGCCCTGGGTCTGGTCGAGGACAAGCCGTACAAGATCTTCGGTGCCCAGGCGGAGGGCTGCTCGCCGGTGTCCGCGGCCTTCAAGGCCGGACACGACGTCGTACGCCCCCAGAAGCCGAACACCATCGCCAAGTCGCTGGCCATCGGCAACCCGGCCGACGGGCCGTACGTCCTGGACATCGCGCGGCGTACGGGCGGTGCGGTGGAGGATGTCAACGACGAGCAGATCGTGGACGCCATCAAGCTGCTGGCGCGGACGGAAGGGATCTTCGCGGAGACCGCGGGCGGCGTCACCGTCGGCGTCACCAAGAAGCTCATCGAGGACGGTCTGCTCGACCCGACCCTGACCACCGTCGTCCTGAACACCGGTGACGGCCTCAAGACCCTGGACGCCGTCGCCGCCGGCCCCACGGCCACCATCCGCCCGGACCTGGACGCGTTCCGCGCGGCCGGCCTGGACGGCTGA
- the groL gene encoding chaperonin GroEL (60 kDa chaperone family; promotes refolding of misfolded polypeptides especially under stressful conditions; forms two stacked rings of heptamers to form a barrel-shaped 14mer; ends can be capped by GroES; misfolded proteins enter the barrel where they are refolded when GroES binds) — MAKIIAFDEEARRGLERGMNQLADAVKVTLGPKGRNVVLEKKWGAPTITNDGVSIAKEIELEDPYEKIGAELVKEVAKKTDDVAGDGTTTATVLAQALVREGLRNVAAGANPMALKRGIEKAVESVSAALLEQAKDVETKEQIASTASISAADTQIGELIAEAMDKVGKEGVITVEESQTFGLELELTEGMRFDKGYISAYFATDMERMEAALDDPYILIVNSKIGNVKDLLPLLEKVMQSGKPLLIIAEDVEGEALSTLVVNKIRGTFKSVAVKAPGFGDRRKAMLGDIAILTGGTVISEEVGLKLENAGLDLLGRARKVVITKDETTIVDGAGDSEQVQGRVNQIRAEIENSDSDYDREKLQERLAKLAGGVAVIKAGAATEVELKERKHRIEDAVRNAKAAVEEGIVAGGGVALLQATQVFEKLELEGDEATGAAAVKLALEAPLKQISVNAGLEGGVIVEKVRNLTPGHGLNAATGEYVDMIAEGIIDPAKVTRSALQNAASIAALFLTTEAVIADKPEKAAAAAPGGMPGGDMDF, encoded by the coding sequence ATGGCCAAGATCATCGCGTTCGACGAGGAGGCACGGCGCGGTCTCGAGCGCGGGATGAACCAGCTCGCCGACGCCGTCAAGGTCACCCTCGGCCCCAAGGGCCGCAACGTCGTCCTCGAGAAGAAGTGGGGCGCCCCCACGATCACCAACGATGGTGTGTCCATCGCCAAGGAGATCGAGCTCGAGGACCCGTACGAGAAGATCGGCGCCGAGCTGGTCAAGGAGGTCGCGAAGAAGACGGACGACGTCGCCGGTGACGGCACGACGACCGCGACCGTCCTGGCCCAGGCCCTGGTCCGCGAGGGCCTGCGCAACGTCGCCGCCGGTGCCAACCCGATGGCCCTGAAGCGCGGTATCGAGAAGGCCGTCGAGTCCGTCTCCGCTGCCCTGCTGGAGCAGGCGAAGGACGTCGAGACCAAGGAGCAGATCGCCTCCACCGCGTCCATCTCCGCCGCCGACACCCAGATCGGCGAGCTCATCGCCGAGGCCATGGACAAGGTCGGCAAGGAAGGCGTCATCACCGTCGAGGAGTCCCAGACCTTCGGTCTGGAGCTGGAGCTCACCGAGGGTATGCGCTTCGACAAGGGCTACATCTCGGCGTACTTCGCGACCGACATGGAGCGCATGGAAGCCGCGCTCGACGACCCGTACATCCTCATCGTCAACTCCAAGATCGGCAACGTGAAGGACCTGCTGCCGCTCCTGGAGAAGGTCATGCAGTCCGGCAAGCCGCTGCTGATCATCGCCGAGGACGTCGAGGGCGAGGCCCTGTCGACCCTGGTCGTCAACAAGATCCGTGGCACCTTCAAGTCCGTCGCCGTCAAGGCCCCGGGCTTCGGTGACCGCCGCAAGGCCATGCTCGGCGACATCGCCATCCTCACCGGTGGCACCGTCATCTCCGAGGAGGTCGGCCTCAAGCTGGAGAACGCCGGTCTCGACCTGCTCGGCCGCGCCCGCAAGGTCGTCATCACCAAGGACGAGACCACCATCGTCGACGGTGCCGGTGACAGCGAGCAGGTTCAGGGCCGCGTCAACCAGATCCGCGCCGAGATCGAGAACAGCGACTCGGACTACGACCGCGAGAAGCTCCAGGAGCGTCTGGCGAAGCTGGCCGGCGGCGTGGCCGTCATCAAGGCCGGTGCCGCCACCGAGGTCGAGCTCAAGGAGCGCAAGCACCGCATCGAGGACGCCGTGCGCAACGCCAAGGCGGCCGTCGAGGAGGGCATCGTCGCCGGCGGTGGCGTGGCCCTGCTCCAGGCCACCCAGGTCTTCGAGAAGCTGGAGCTCGAGGGCGACGAGGCCACCGGTGCCGCCGCTGTGAAGCTGGCCCTGGAGGCCCCGCTGAAGCAGATCTCGGTGAACGCCGGCCTCGAGGGCGGTGTCATCGTGGAGAAGGTGCGCAACCTGACCCCGGGCCACGGCCTCAACGCCGCGACCGGTGAGTACGTCGACATGATCGCCGAGGGCATCATCGACCCGGCGAAGGTGACCCGTTCCGCTCTGCAGAACGCCGCCTCCATCGCCGCGCTGTTCCTGACCACCGAGGCCGTCATCGCCGACAAGCCGGAGAAGGCCGCCGCGGCCGCTCCGGGCGGCATGCCGGGCGGTGACATGGACTTCTGA
- a CDS encoding DUF3263 domain-containing protein: MRDGTQTTDGDEGAGGPAGADDATAADRTAPDAAPTEGPAAALSDRDEAVLAVERRSWPGPGAKERVIRERLGISPTRYYQLLNALLDDPRALAHDPVTVNRLRRIRDARRARR; encoded by the coding sequence ATGAGGGACGGTACGCAGACGACGGACGGCGACGAGGGCGCGGGCGGCCCGGCCGGCGCGGACGACGCCACGGCCGCGGACCGCACGGCCCCGGACGCCGCGCCCACAGAAGGCCCGGCCGCCGCCCTCTCCGACCGTGACGAAGCGGTGCTCGCCGTGGAGCGCCGCTCCTGGCCCGGCCCCGGTGCCAAGGAGCGCGTCATCCGCGAGCGCCTCGGCATCTCCCCGACCCGCTACTACCAGCTCCTGAACGCCCTGTTGGACGACCCCCGCGCCCTCGCCCACGACCCGGTCACCGTCAACCGCCTGCGCCGGATACGCGACGCCCGCCGCGCCCGCCGCTGA
- a CDS encoding carbonic anhydrase, whose amino-acid sequence MQDLTEGVARFQRDVFPAKAELFAHLAAHHTPRTLFIGCSDARVVPELITGSEPGDLFVIRTAGNLVPAYRPGGDGVAASVEYAVSALGVSDVVVCGHSGCGAMTALAGRHDLSDAPAVADWLRHADAAQARTAATGDVSALIRQNVLAQLANLTTHPSVARARAENRLTLHGWVYDIATGGVENLSAAGPESATAA is encoded by the coding sequence ATGCAGGACCTCACCGAAGGCGTCGCCCGTTTCCAGCGGGACGTCTTCCCGGCCAAGGCGGAGCTGTTCGCCCACCTGGCCGCCCATCACACGCCGCGGACGCTGTTCATCGGCTGCTCCGACGCGCGCGTCGTGCCCGAACTGATCACGGGGAGCGAGCCGGGAGACCTGTTCGTCATCCGCACCGCCGGCAACCTCGTCCCCGCCTACCGCCCCGGCGGCGACGGCGTGGCGGCGAGCGTCGAGTACGCCGTATCCGCGCTCGGCGTGTCGGACGTCGTGGTCTGCGGCCACTCCGGGTGCGGGGCGATGACCGCCCTCGCCGGGCGCCACGACCTGAGCGACGCTCCGGCGGTCGCCGACTGGCTGCGGCACGCGGACGCCGCACAGGCCCGCACCGCCGCCACCGGGGACGTGTCCGCGCTGATACGGCAGAACGTGCTCGCCCAGCTGGCGAACCTGACCACCCACCCGTCGGTCGCCCGCGCCCGCGCCGAGAACCGGCTCACCCTCCACGGCTGGGTCTACGACATCGCCACCGGTGGCGTCGAGAACCTCTCCGCCGCGGGCCCCGAATCCGCCACCGCGGCCTGA
- the cynS gene encoding cyanase translates to MVHAQFDPTARQSLANAAVEAKTRKNLTWQQIADAAGLSVAFTTAAVLGQHPLPEKSAEAVAELLGLDADGALLLQTVPTRGSIPGGIPTDPTVYRFYEMLQVYGTTLKALVHEQFGDGIISAINFRLDVKKVADPEGGERAVITLDGKYLPTKPF, encoded by the coding sequence ATGGTGCACGCCCAGTTCGACCCCACCGCCCGCCAGTCCCTCGCGAACGCCGCCGTCGAGGCCAAGACCCGTAAGAACCTCACCTGGCAGCAGATCGCCGACGCCGCCGGGCTGTCGGTGGCCTTCACCACCGCCGCCGTCCTCGGTCAGCATCCCCTGCCGGAGAAGTCCGCCGAGGCCGTCGCCGAACTGCTCGGCCTCGACGCCGACGGCGCGCTGCTGCTCCAGACCGTCCCGACCCGCGGCTCGATCCCCGGCGGCATTCCCACCGACCCCACCGTCTACCGCTTCTACGAGATGCTCCAGGTCTACGGCACCACGCTCAAGGCGCTGGTCCACGAGCAGTTCGGGGACGGCATCATCAGCGCGATCAACTTCCGGCTCGATGTGAAGAAGGTCGCCGACCCCGAGGGCGGCGAACGCGCCGTCATCACCCTGGACGGCAAGTACCTGCCGACCAAGCCCTTCTGA
- a CDS encoding glucosyl-3-phosphoglycerate synthase — protein MLEEVERWLGSRSWSAADRPLGRLLEAKRQSGRTVSVVLPALDEEATVGAIVATIRAELMTDTVPLVDELVVLDSGSTDRTAEVAAAAGATVVHRDSVLPRIPALPGKGEVLWRSLLATSGDIVCFIDADLREFSATFVSGIVGPLLTDPDIHFVKAMYDRPLEIGGEGSGAGQGGRVTELVARPLLNLHWPQLAGFVQPLGGEYAARRSLLERLPFPVGYGVELGLLVDALHTVGLDALAQVDVGVRRHRHQDGRALGRMAAAIYRTAQLRLTRGHLIRPRLTQFERGENGFVPRTTAVDTEERPPMAEIPEYAERRAA, from the coding sequence GTGCTGGAAGAGGTGGAGCGCTGGCTGGGCAGCCGCTCCTGGTCCGCGGCCGACCGCCCGCTGGGGCGGCTGCTGGAGGCGAAGCGCCAGAGCGGCCGTACGGTCAGCGTCGTCCTGCCCGCGCTGGACGAGGAGGCCACGGTCGGCGCGATCGTGGCCACGATACGTGCGGAGCTCATGACCGACACCGTTCCTCTGGTCGACGAGCTGGTGGTGCTGGATTCGGGCTCCACCGACCGTACGGCCGAGGTCGCGGCGGCGGCCGGCGCGACCGTCGTCCACCGGGACAGCGTGCTGCCACGTATTCCCGCGCTGCCCGGCAAGGGCGAGGTGCTGTGGCGCTCGCTGCTCGCCACCAGCGGCGACATCGTCTGCTTCATCGACGCCGATCTGCGCGAATTCTCGGCCACTTTTGTCTCCGGCATCGTCGGCCCATTGCTGACCGATCCGGACATCCATTTCGTCAAGGCGATGTACGACCGTCCGCTGGAGATCGGCGGCGAGGGCTCCGGCGCAGGTCAGGGCGGCCGCGTCACCGAGCTGGTGGCCCGGCCGCTGCTCAATCTCCACTGGCCGCAGCTGGCCGGTTTCGTCCAGCCGCTGGGCGGTGAGTACGCGGCCCGCCGCTCCCTGCTGGAGCGGCTGCCCTTCCCGGTGGGCTACGGCGTCGAGCTCGGGCTGCTGGTCGATGCGCTGCACACGGTCGGCCTGGACGCCCTGGCCCAGGTGGACGTCGGTGTGCGCAGGCACCGCCACCAGGACGGCCGGGCGCTGGGCCGGATGGCCGCCGCCATCTACCGCACGGCCCAGCTGCGGCTGACCCGCGGCCATCTGATCCGGCCGCGGCTGACCCAGTTCGAGCGGGGCGAGAACGGCTTCGTGCCGCGGACGACGGCGGTCGACACGGAGGAGCGGCCGCCGATGGCGGAGATACCGGAGTACGCGGAGCGGCGGGCGGCCTGA
- the otsB gene encoding trehalose-phosphatase gives MGSPGNAAPNSEPTPSSAPPPDTAPPRALPTPRTAAGRNGLAALLARPERAVIALDFDGTLADIVPDPEKARAHGGAVAALGRLVPRLKAAAVITGRPATVAVRLGGFDSVPGLDHLTVLGHYGAERWEAATGTVHAPPPHPGIAAIQAELPGVLDASGVWRGTWVETAVERKGGRAIAIHTRRATDPQGAFDQLRGPLAALAERHGLIVEPGRFVLELRPPGMDKGVALADWIHETGAATVLYAGDDLGDLAAFGAVEKLRSEGLTGILVCSGSDEVTELADRADLVVDGPKGVVGLLGTVADHLTES, from the coding sequence ATGGGCAGCCCCGGGAACGCCGCGCCGAATTCCGAACCGACCCCCTCGTCCGCACCGCCACCGGACACCGCGCCGCCGCGCGCCCTCCCCACCCCCCGTACCGCCGCCGGCCGCAACGGACTCGCCGCCCTCCTGGCCCGTCCCGAACGCGCCGTCATCGCCCTCGACTTCGACGGCACCCTCGCCGATATCGTCCCCGACCCGGAAAAGGCCCGCGCCCATGGCGGCGCCGTCGCCGCCCTGGGCCGCCTCGTACCGCGCCTGAAGGCCGCCGCCGTGATCACCGGCCGCCCGGCCACCGTCGCCGTCCGCCTCGGCGGCTTCGACTCCGTCCCGGGCCTGGACCACCTCACCGTCCTCGGCCACTACGGCGCCGAGCGCTGGGAAGCGGCCACCGGCACCGTCCACGCCCCGCCCCCGCACCCCGGCATCGCCGCCATACAGGCCGAACTCCCCGGCGTACTGGACGCCTCCGGCGTCTGGCGCGGCACCTGGGTCGAGACCGCCGTCGAGCGCAAGGGCGGCCGCGCCATCGCCATCCACACCCGCCGCGCCACCGACCCGCAGGGCGCCTTCGACCAACTCCGCGGCCCGCTCGCCGCCCTCGCCGAACGCCACGGCCTGATCGTCGAACCGGGCCGGTTCGTCCTGGAACTGCGCCCGCCCGGTATGGACAAGGGGGTGGCCCTGGCCGACTGGATCCACGAAACCGGCGCCGCCACGGTGCTCTACGCCGGCGACGACCTCGGCGACCTCGCCGCCTTCGGAGCCGTCGAGAAACTCCGGTCCGAGGGCCTGACCGGCATCCTGGTGTGCAGCGGCAGCGACGAGGTCACCGAACTGGCCGACCGCGCCGACCTGGTGGTGGACGGCCCCAAGGGCGTGGTCGGCCTCCTGGGCACCGTGGCGGACCACCTCACCGAGAGCTGA